Part of the Ochotona princeps isolate mOchPri1 chromosome 15, mOchPri1.hap1, whole genome shotgun sequence genome, TGTGAGTTCATGCTGCTTGTCCGGGGTGCAAACTTTGTATTTGCACTGACACCAACTGCTGTCAGTTTCACAGTAGGATCAGGGAACTGGAACAGTTCAAAGTAAGCAAGCACAGTGTGTACTTCCCATGGGTTCTCAATTTcctttgcaccaaaagaaacctAAATCTATAAACAAAAGTTTCCTTTAACTCTGTTTTCCTACAGTCTATCTTAAGCTGTATTTTTCTATTGATTGTCAAGGGAGAGTGACaagaagagggaaagaagaaTACAAGAAGaaatctccccaaatggccatggatCTTTGGACTGGGACCAGGGCgagccaggagcccacatggCTATTCAGGGCTCCTGCCTGAGGACAAGGGGACCAAGCACTAGTGCCccttctgctgctctcacagACACATTCATAAGCTCCTTGCTGGTAGGAGGGAAGTGGGAGTCAAGGATTCCCACGTTTGTGGGATTTCAACATCACTTTCTGTGGCTTAACATTGTCCCATGTCATTCCCCACTTAATGTACCTTCTAAGCTTATTTCCCACAAATCTTTGGCATTCCCACAGATATGTCATGTATTCACATTCATAAATACGttcatacacacatgtgcattgGCATGACTATACCTCTACAGTAAACACACTTGAGGCATGGTAGATTACGTGGGAATCCCACCAAGTATCCCATGGCAAATATGATGGGCACTGGCTGGCTCCCAGCACCACTAAACTCAGAATCATCTCATTGTGCTGATCtcagagcaggaggcaggagaacGGTTTCCTAGCAAAGCAAGCCAAAAGAACAACCTTGCTATTTCATAACTTTTGTGCTAATCTGGTGATCTCACTGTGTGCCAACCCAGCCCTTCCCACCCTGCAAGCTCACCTTTCAGGATGGGCCCAACCCATTCTCAGCCTATATAAACCGCTGCCTGGagcccagcacacacacctgctcagccaccacagcctcccacctctcctgcctgcctgctcagccTTCTCCTGTCAGCACCAGCCATGGCCAGCAAAACCACCATGAGGACCCAGACCACCAGCACCCGCCGAGGCTTCAGCTCCGGTTCAGCCAGAGTCTCCAGGCCCAGCCACTCTGGCTTCAGCAGCGTCTCCGTGTCCCGCTCCAGGGCCAGTGGAGGGCTCGGGGGAGCTTGCGCAGGAGCTGGCTTTGGCAGCCGCAGCCTCTATGGCGTGGGGGGCTCCCAGAGGATCTCCGTGGCAGGTGGCCGCTATGGCACCGGCAGCAGCTACTCAGGCCGATTTGGAGGTGGCTTTGGCTTTGGAGGGGCCTCTGGCAGTGGATTTGGTTTCGGCAGTGGCGTCGGAGGTGGCTTTGGACTCGGTGGTGGCTTTGGGGCCTCAGGCCCTGTGTGTCCCCCTGGAGGCATCCAAGAGGTCACCGTCAACCAGAGTCTGCTGACACCCCTCAACCTGCAAATCGACCCCACCATCCAGCGTGTGAGGACAGAGGAGCGCGAGCAGATCAAGACCCTCAACAACAAGTTCGCCTCCTTCATCGACAAGGTGAGCCAGGCAGAGCCCGCATGGAGAGTCGAATACCTGTCAGGACGGTGGGACAGAGCAGAGGGAGCTCAGAGCAGGGCTTCTGGGGACAGCAGCTGGCTCAGAGTGCACAAAGCTTAACGATGGACCACACAGGGTCCTGGCTTCTAACATGGCCTCAGAGGGAACTGGCACATCTTCTAATCTCCTAATGGCACTCTTTCCCCAAAAAGCAAGTCAGGGAGAAAAGCATGGGggaatttcttctgtgtctgtgtcAGAAAACACAGGAAAACGCCATGGTATTACTGTAACTTTCACGCCAGAATCACTGTGTTAAAGAGATTGTTCAGGAATGGCAATGAGGTGGACAGGATAGCATAAGAAAAACTGTCGTGTTTGTGAAACATTCAGATATGCTCAGCTGTTctagggagacagagagcagacACATCACTGGGGCCCGTGACAAAACCACAGGCACTGatgagcagggagggaggggggctcAGCATCAGGCAGCTTTCTGTCCCTACCATGGAGCCCAAATCCACCCCAAGCACCTTCACTGCTGTCATTGCACAATCCCACATGGGATCTGTGATGATACCTGGAGACAGGTGGCAGCAAACTGAGAGGCAGGAATGGGCTCCATGAAGGAGAGGAAGGGCATCCCTAAATGATCCAGGATTTCTGCATCGGAGCAGGAGAAGTGGGGGAGAGAAACTGTCAACTGAGCCCAGGCACAGCTCTGTGCTTACCAAGGCAGTGGAGGGCACAGCCCTGCCAAGTACCATGTCACATGTACTGCCCCCTCCCATCTCTGCCCTGACCCTGAGCACGCCAACACCCCCaccttttcttccctcccctccactccccccaGGTGCGCTTCCTGGAGCAACAGAACAAGGTCCTGGACACCAAGTGGACGCTGCTGCAGGAGCAGGGCACCAAGACCGTGAGACAGAGCCTGGAGCCCCTGTTTGAGCAATACATCAACAACCTGCGCAGGCAGCTGGACAGCATCCTGGGCGAGAGAGGCCGCCTGGACTCAGAGCTCAGGAGCATGCAGGACCTGGTGGAGGACTTCAAGAACAAGTGAGTTCCACTACCGATGCGGTCGATGCGCTGCAACGACGACAATACAGGCCAGTGATGACACTGGTCAGAGGAGGACGCTTTTCCTGCACAGACCGTGTCCATGAGCAGGGAGACACATCACTGCCTAAGGGGAGCTCGAGTGACACACACGGTGGGGTGAGCGTGGCCTGCAGCAGTGAGAATGTGGGGGCCAGAAACACCACCATTCAGGCTCCCTTCATGTGAAGGATCATCCTGGGTGCCCCTCTCCTCCTGAGAATGCTCGATGCCAGGCTGCCGCCCTGTGCCTGCTGTGCCCTGGCTCAGCTGTGTCTGTCTTCCTCCCCTGGCAGATATGAAGATGAGATCAACAAGCGCACAGCAGCCGAGAATGAGTTTGTGACTCTCAAGAAGGTGAGGGGTGGcgtcaggctccaggctcctgggaggagggagagctgcATCTCGGTGTCCCTGCAGGAGCACTGGGGGACCCCGGAGATGGGGCACTGGGAAGGGGGACTCCACTGACCCCAGGCTCTTGGCCCCTCCCTCAGGATGTGGACGCTGCCTACATGAACAAGGTGGAGCTGCAGGCCAAGGTGGACGGGCTCACCGACGAGATCAACTTCCTGAGAGCCTTCTATGATGCGGtcagtgtgccaggccctgggcagtcGGCTCCAGCTGTATCCTGTGAGGTCCTGGTCACCAGGGCTCTGACAGTGTCCTTCTGTGCAGGAGCTGTCCCAGATGCAGACCCAAATTTCTGACACGTCCGTGGTGCTGTCCATGGACAACAACCGGCACCTGGACCTGGACAGCATCATCGCCGAGGTCCGTGCCCAGTACGAGGACATCGCCCAGAGGAGCCGTGCCGAGGCTGAGGCCTGGTACCAGACCAAGGTGAGCGACTGTGGGTGGGCATTGCATAAAAGCACTGAGGAGCAGCAGAAGGTTTCTCGTGTCACTTTGTGGACAGAGCACAGGTCCTTGCTCAATCCTTGAGCTGGACAGGGTGAAACCGACACCTGCAGGATTCTGCCCCTTCTTACACCTGCTGAGTCCTGCTTCTTGCTCACATGCACCTtgtgggcagcagctgatggctcaactAATAATTGGTTCTTTTCTCCAAACTGAGAGGTTGTAAGACTCTCCAGACACCTGGCTCTGTCCGATTTCTAACCTCGGCTGGGCTTGTGAATTAGGGTTATGCAGACTGTGGGTGGCACCTCTTTGTTTCGCTGACTCTGAAAACCACACACACTAAGAACACGGATGGTGTGCTCTGTTCTGCCACAGTACGAGGAGCTGCAGGTCACAGCTGGCAGACACGGGGACGACCTGCGCAACACCAAGCAGGAGATTGCTGAGATCAACCGCATGATCCAGAGGCTGAGGTCTGAGATCGACCACGTCAAGAAGCAGGTGCGCAGGTGGTGGGGAAGTGAGGCGGCACTGAGTGCCCACCTGGGAGAGACtctgctgggagcaggagctgcacAGGAAGTCAGAGCAGGAGTTTAGACCAACCTGGGGTGCAGGACTCTCCTCCTTGGGGACAGAGGCACcaggtggggcaggcagggagggagcagacAACCAACCAAGTGCGGCTGCTTCTCCCCGCACAGTGCGCCAACCTGCAGGCCGCCATCGCCGACGCCGAGCAGCGGGGCGAGCTGGCCCTCAAGGATGCCAGGAGCAAGCTGGAAGGGCTGGAGGACGCCCTGCAGAAGGCCAAGCAGGACATGGCACGCCTGCTCAAGGAGTACCAGGAGCTCATGAATGTCAAGCTGGCCCTGGATGTGGAGATCGCCACCTACAGGAAGCTGCTGGAGGGCGAGGAGTGCAGGTGGGCTGCCTCAGCTCCTgtaggccctggctgctgccccagCAAGCTGCTCAGCACATAAGCCATGGCCTGACTGCTGCCTGGGCACAGCAGAGGGCAGCTGGCCGGCCCTGGTGCTGGGTGTGGGTGCGTGGGTGCGAGGGCTCATCCTTCGTGTTCTCTCTCCTAGGCTGAGTGGTGAAGGCGTTGGACAAGTCAACATCTGTAAGTCCTGGGCTtgccctgtccccttcccctgtGCTCTGGGCACTGGTCATGGGCCAGCACAGTGAGCTCACCATGGGGTTGTGCTTGTGTGTCCCTGCAGCCGTGGTGCAGTCCACCATGTCCAGCGGCtacggcagtggcagtggcagtggctatGGCAGCGGCAGTGGCTTGGCACTAGGAGGCGGCAGCAGCTACTCCTACAGCAGTGGCCATGACCTGGGAGGAGGCTTCAGCTCTGGCAGTACCCGTGGTCTTGGAGGTGGCCTCAGCTCTGCTGGGGGCAGCACTTCCTCTGTCAAgtacaccaccaccacctccagcaGGAGGAGCTACAGGCAATGAGTCCTGTCCCCACAGCAGGAGCTCCCCCAGCCCTggacccctctctggctgctgagCCCTCCACAGCGGGGCATGTCCTCCCCTGGCCTCTGCTCTGGTCTGTTCTCTACTCAGAGCAGAAGGTGCAGAGGGCCCTGCTTGCTGCTCCCTGTCCACACCTGCTGTGTCCAAGTGCCCTTGCTCACAGTCATGGCTGAACCTGTGTGCTAACATTGTCCTTGTCACAACCTGTGTCTCCCTGTGTTTCCTTGGCCCCATGTTTCCCTCTCTGAGGCTGAGCACTCTAGGAAAGTCAGGTGACTTTCACCCTGTGCACCTGGGCACCCTCACAATGTCATCTGTGTCTCTGTACAGGAGGTACTGCCTGTTGTCACTCTGGTTAATACCCCTTTCCCTTTCAGTTCCAGTGTGTGCAATAGCCCCATCCTACAGGGTAGTGACCCTGCCTGCAATGTTCATGAACACACAGGAGAGACTCAGTGATGTCTGTGTGGTGTGCTTGCATATCTCTGTTCTTGCTTTCCTGTGATGACTAAATAAAGCAGATTTACAATATTATGTGTTGTTTCCTACTACTCTGGTTGGGGCCCGTCGATCGTCTCCTCTGTCCCAGAATAGGAATTCCCTCTTTGCGTGACATTCCTAGTCTCACGCTCTACACTCCCGTCTCCAGAGATTCGGCAAAAAGCAGTATTTCTTTTTGCTTGGTCTCACTTGATCACTTGCAGGCATATGCGATTATTTCTGCTGTCGCATTTATACAAACTTTGGTCACTGCATTGTCATCAGGCAGTGATAGTTATGGCCAAAATCCCTGGAAGAGAgagtatttcatttaaaattcactGGGAGAGAATCTGAGTAATGTGGTGGATAAGCTTCCACTTGCAACCTCTGCTGTCACGTTGAACAATCAGTGCAGCATCATGTGTGCTGCCTATGATCTCTCTGCTCATACACTCAGTAGGACTGGTAGTTTCTCAGCATTTGGGTTCTTGCCTCTGCACTGAGTCGTGTAGAGAATTCCTCGTTCCCGGGTATGGCATGGCACGGGCTGGCTCTGCCCGAATAGACCAACAGTTATAGATCACCTCTCCTGAatcccctttccctctcttcctcctaccACCACTCAGCATTTCACACTGATTAGAAAGTTCACAGAAGCGCCTTCCAGACCTGGGAAATATGGGATCTCCCGCTGAGCAGGGCGGCTGTGCTTTGTGCAGATGGAGGCGTCTGCTGGAATGGCTCCCAAGGACAGAGCACAAAGGCCCAACTTGGCTGTGCATCACTGCCACCTGCTCTTACGGGACATGGGTACACTGCAGCAAAAGAGACTCAGGACCCCATGACCAGGCTGTGGTTCAGCTTCTCACTTACTAAAGAGTGAAGGCCACAGAGGAAGGAAAGGCCCCAAGATACTGCCACTATCTTCAGGACAATGGCCCCAGTCCCTTTGATGCAGGAGAGAGGACCCGTTTCCTCTCTTCTGTGCACTGTCTTCACTAGTATTTATGAAAACTCCTGGAAGCTCAGTAGAAAGTTCTAGACTGGACAGCATGCCAGAGAGGCACCGTCTTCTTCACATGCAGATTCTGACATTGTCTTGACTGACCCGATGTTGCTAGGTCCTGTTGCAGCATGATCTCCTGAGTTCACTTTTAACTCTTCCACCAAGGTGTCATCTCATTGTCTAGAACTCCCAAGGTTTCCAACAGGCAAAATCTTTGTAGATCTGAGCCCACTTGCTGTGTGCGATTGTTTGCGTTGTGAGTATGTGATTGTATGTgtgaaaatagaaagcaaaacagtaaacatgtaaataagcaaatcttcaaCAGTTCAACAATAATTTTCACAGCTTCTGAGTAAATGGGGGGAAATGCTTGTGGATTCTTGACATTAAAATTTCACAAGTACCAGAGGAAAAAGCACCGACTCCAAAGAGATGGAATCACCAGGCTGCGGGCTTCTGGAAAGAAAGGACAGACCTAGGATGAATGCTTGGCATTGTTGTCTGCTACACTCAGTGTCACGTCTATTGTCAGTGTCTTCCCTGGTCTTTGACCCTGATTCCATTTCTGATAGTGTCGCTTGTGAAGCAGTTGCTACGCTGGTTAGCTTCACACGTAACACACTGAGCCGCAAGTAATAAGGACAGTGAGAATGTCAATGTGGAATCTCTAGGCTTGCATtctgccagctctggctcctacaATCACCCACTTACCCAGGACGTCTCAAAATGGCCTAAACATGCATCATGAAGTGTCGACCTGTAACCAACTGTCAAGATCTTCTGCACATGCAAACCCACCTTACTCTAACAATATGGGTCTCTGCTATCCACAAACAGGGTAGATCTCATGATCTATCCACAAACAGGGTAAAGAGGTGCCACCCATAGGCTGGGGTACAATGCTCTTCCCACACCCTGCTCCCTGGACACATGACTCTTAATTCCCTGGCATGCTATCTTGCCTTCAAAAACTATCTTTTCTGCTTTAACTGGCTACCTGTGCTGTTTTCTAGGCTTTCCCCAAATCCTCCTAACACCTTTCCTAGATGAGACTTTTATTTCAACAAGTACCAATCATTATCTAATTCCTACATAGATCTCTGCTTTGGTATTGCATCTCAACaatcacctacacacacacaggcctggtTCCTTTGCCCTACTGACGTCATGGGAGATGCAGAGCTGCTCCTTGCATGTAGGGCTCGGATCATTTTTCAGTTCAGGCTGGTGGTGGGTGCCTGTGCACATCTACTTCCCAACACACCACTGGTAGGACCCTTTTCTCCCTGTGTTGACTTGGCTTGTTTGTCAAACACCAATTGACACTGTTTTTGTGCTTCTCATGCTGGAACTTCTGTGTTATTCCCTGGATATTTCTCTACTCATTTGCAAATGCCACCATTTTTGGATTATAGATGCTTtgtgctgattttattttaaatgtttaactttgtgtatttttaacatgtatttacaGAATCAGAGATAAAGAATTTGTGGGACACAATTGAAGGAACAGAGTGAGAAATACCAAGAGAAATGAGATTTACTagctactaattcactcccaaaatggttgcgATAATTCATACtaagcaaggccaaagccaggagccaggaacttcatccagattcAACATGTGAGTATAAGGAgacaagcacttggctcatcttccgTTGGTttccccatcagagaggaggaaaggcagagaggaagatcttccgtctgatgattcactccacaagtgagccacaacggccggtgctgtgccaatcagaagcccggaaccaggaacctcttccaggtctcccacgtgggtgcagggtcccaaagctttgggccatcctctactgctttcccaggccacaagcagggagctggatgggaagtggagctgccgggattagatccggcgcctatatgggatcccggtgtgttcaaggcgaggactttagccactaggccactgcgccgggcccagaggGCCCTTCTTGATGCTCCCTGTCCACACCTGCTGTGCTGGAGCACCCTTGCTCACAGTCATTGGTTAACTGCTGCCCTGTTTCATTCCACACACCTCTGACTGGTTGTTGTTTCTCCATGGTTGTCATATTGTTCCTTATCAGACCCATGCAAGAGTGAGCACACAGACCTGGAATTTCTAgcactgtctctgctctctctacTACTCATGGGTTCACGGAACTCCAGACTGAGCCCCaggttgggacttgaactcactCCCTCCCCCATGTTTGGCTCTGTATAACTTACTGTTGGAGGCATAAAGAAAGCAAGTCATTTGAAAGgagttgaaatttttaaaattcacattggaGTATGATAGGTCATGCAGAACAATACGACTCTGTTCAGGCTGCCTGCGTCTCATATCTGGGCACCTGTTCCATTCTCAGATGCTCTGCCCGtggtgcagctctctgctaatgaccttggaAGCAGCTAGTGGTCAATGAAgcccttgagttcctgccattctGCAGGAGTGGCAGacagagctctggctcctgcctttggcctcacccagcccaCGCAGTTGCCAACATTTGCTACGTGAACCAGCATGTGAAGCTCCTTCCTCCCCCACTTCTTCTCACTATCCTTCTGCATTTTCCATTAATA contains:
- the LOC131482033 gene encoding keratin, type II cytoskeletal 6A-like translates to MASKTTMRTQTTSTRRGFSSGSARVSRPSHSGFSSVSVSRSRASGGLGGACAGAGFGSRSLYGVGGSQRISVAGGRYGTGSSYSGRFGGGFGFGGASGSGFGFGSGVGGGFGLGGGFGASGPVCPPGGIQEVTVNQSLLTPLNLQIDPTIQRVRTEEREQIKTLNNKFASFIDKVRFLEQQNKVLDTKWTLLQEQGTKTVRQSLEPLFEQYINNLRRQLDSILGERGRLDSELRSMQDLVEDFKNKYEDEINKRTAAENEFVTLKKDVDAAYMNKVELQAKVDGLTDEINFLRAFYDAELSQMQTQISDTSVVLSMDNNRHLDLDSIIAEVRAQYEDIAQRSRAEAEAWYQTKYEELQVTAGRHGDDLRNTKQEIAEINRMIQRLRSEIDHVKKQCANLQAAIADAEQRGELALKDARSKLEGLEDALQKAKQDMARLLKEYQELMNVKLALDVEIATYRKLLEGEECRLSGEGVGQVNISVVQSTMSSGYGSGSGSGYGSGSGLALGGGSSYSYSSGHDLGGGFSSGSTRGLGGGLSSAGGSTSSVKYTTTTSSRRSYRQ